From Aegilops tauschii subsp. strangulata cultivar AL8/78 chromosome 5, Aet v6.0, whole genome shotgun sequence:
ACTATTAGTTGCATTTGTTTGCTACTATTTAAATGTATCGTTGAATTGCTTTTAATCAAGAAAATTTGTCAAAGGAGGAGGCCGGACAAATAGGGGGAAAATTTGACGGATAGCACTGGATGACATCCGCCGACCTGATGTCAAGTGTCCGCGGACATTTGGCGGCCGTTTGATGTAcaccgttggagatgccctaacaaAACCAATCATGTGTAACTAGTAAAAGAACTTCATCTCCATCAATCATGTCTAGCAAATCCATTGAACCGTTACTTTGAAACAATCTGTAAAGAGTTCATGAAGCAAAATAATTGAAAACTCATTCTTTGACAGAGATCTTAATTAGGTTTTGTCTGTATTTGTGACACGGGGCACTCAGCCATCAGGAGCTACGTAAGATCCAGCCATTATCATAAGGTCTGTATATAACAAGCAATATCTGACAGGTCAAATGTTAGTGAAGCCAGGCAAGTGCTGGTTCAGACACAGGACACATGTCTTGTGCAGAGAGATTAGGAATCTATTAGGTCAGGTCTTCCATTTGGAAGCATTAATTAGTTCTTCTACCTTGGGATGCTTCATGTCGTGATGTGCACGAACAAACTATTTGGATCCTACTGTGCATACCATGTGAGTGAAGCCAAATGCGCTTCACATCTTCAACAAACAACAATATCTGCAACTGCAAGGACAAAGGCACTCCTCAAACATGTCTTGTGGAGATAAGCCTGAACTAACTGAACTTTGTGGTTCAGAAAACCTCAACCAGTTTTTGTCTAGGTTACCCATGAATAGAAATGGAGGTACTATGCAATGCATGAATATGTGTCCCAACTGGGTGTGTGCGATGCGGAGGCATTATCCAAGACAACATGTGTCCCAAGCAATCAACTTTCTTCTCAATTTCCCAATTTTCAGAAAATTACAGAAGCAGAGACACTGTTTATGAATCATCAAAGTAGAAAAACACTAGACAGTTATGGCACATAATGATCATGTCCATAGGGACTCTTTCTTAAGGCACGCCTCCTGTAGCAGCAGCGTGCTCATCAGATCATTCTGCATGACGAGGCTGCTATACGCCTTGTCATCATCATCCATCTGcatttgctgctgctgctgcgccTGGCGCTGCTGGAGCTCCTGCAGATGAAATGCAGTGGCCGGGGAAGGGTGGTTGATGCGCTGGAGGATCTCGGCCTGCGCGACGGCGAGCTGCACCTGGAGCTGGGAGACCTGCTGCTGGAGGTAGGAGATGGCTCCGGCACATCCGTAAACGGGGTCCCGCATCCGCGCGGTGGCCTCGTACACCAGGCTGCTCACAGCATCAGCCCGCTGCGCCGCAGGGAGCTCCTGCAGCATCTTGCTCACGTTGCTGGCGCCGAAGACCCTGTGCACGGTGGCGAACCGGTGCGGGTCCTCCGGCGGGAAGTAAGGCGCGAACACGCAGTCCCTGGTGCACCGTCGCCGCAGGAGCTTACATGACGCGCACGGTGTGGCGCTGCTCCCCGTCTGAGCCCCGGCCATGGCAGTGCTTTCCTCTTTGCTACGGGCttagagaagagaagagaagagaagagaagatagAGCAATGTATGGAGATGGTTGCAAAGGGGGAGGGTGATGGGTGCAGAGCTTGGCCTTTTTATAGAGGAAGCAGCCAGCCAGGAAGGAAGATGGAGGCTAAGCTAGGTGTCAATGAGGGAGGTTGGCTGCTAATTCCATGCACACCCTCGTTAATCAGgacaaacaaacaaacaagcatgATAAACTAGTTTAGTGATGGTTTTGTGCTAATTAATGAGCCCTGTCATGTTGCTTGCTGGATCACATTCATCTAGCATAGAATAGGTGTAGAGCCATGTACCTACTGGTGCTGGATGCAGTGTGTGTAAAGGCCTCCTGCCTTGTTTGTCTGTATTTAGCAGCAAAGGTTGATTATTAGTCTATGCATTGCATCCTCCAATGGCCGTTATGATCTGGCAATTCTGCTTACCATTCACTTCACGCGGCACCGCCACACTTAGCTGGCTGCAGAGCCTGGATCAATATTTGACACTGCATGCATGCACGTTCAGAGTTGACCTTCCATTAGATGAAACACACACTCAGAGATAAATTAGCATTGCTGGTCTGATCCGTCTGACGCACGCTGTTAACATGTACTTGTTTAATTAACCCTAGCTTCCCCGCATAAATGAGGTGAAGATCGAAGACTTAGCAGCAACATGCATTAATTAGAGAGGAAGAAGTGTTACTAGCTAGAGCTAGCCTAGAGGTGAATAATTGTAAGTCGGCAAGGGAAATGGCGGGGCTCGACGTGAGGATGTCTGTTTCACTCTTCTCTACAAATTGGTGAATGTACTACTACTAGCTTCAATTCAATCTTCAATGCTAAGCAACTACAGTACTAGCACCGCTAATCAAATATAGtgagaaaacaacagataccagTATTTGTTTATCCCATACGCATATATACTAAATAAATCAAGCCAAGACCAGGAGAAAACCTGACACGTATGTACGCCCGGCCCTAGAACGGTGCTGCTACATCATCATCATGCGGACAAGGAGAGATTGTGGATTTGTCCTGCACTAGAACGGTACTGCTACATCATCGTATGGAAGCATTTCTATAATATACATGTCAATAATAGCATTGCTAGCTAGAGACAAGTATCCGCAATGTCTGATGCTAGTCATCAGGTACGTACGTGCACCCATGCGGCCATGTCCAACGCATTAAGGCCTCGTACCAACTTGTGATGCAGACTGTGCAACCACACCCTATACCTCTAGCTAACCCGGTTGTGTTTCCAGTGTGGATGACAGGACAAATTCATGCTGGAGCTACACTACAAGATGCATAGTTTGCCTAGAAGGATTATTGCTGCCTCAAAGAAGAGAAACAAGAAGCATAGTATACTATACCAGTATCATACTATATCAACATGTACAAAAGTCTTGCTTCTCATGCATCGATTTTCATCTGCCGAGAGAGAAAAAGGGCATATTGTTTCTCTGTGTTCTCGTGTACAGCAACGTCCTCCTTTCTCAGTGCATGGGAAAAGGAACACTACAAAGTACCGAGTCCTGACCCAGGAAGGAGGCAGGATTTCTAAAGTTGTTGCGATGCGTGCATGCACATGCACGTTGCTATCAAAACTCTAGAAAGTTCAGGCATGCATGTTTCAGTTTCACCCTAAATAACTAACCTGCCGACAATGTTTCACCACTAAGAGCTAGCCCCAAGAAACCATTGCAAATAAGTCTTCAGAGTTCCTGCTTAATTTCAAAGTCCAAACGGATCCATCACATGGTTTGGTAAACTCACTGGACTAACAGAGCCACCCACGCATGGCCAGTCCACAGACAGGCCGTAGTCTGATTTACCTCGTGTGTTTTTACCGCCCTCTATCAATCCGCGGGTTATTTTCCAGGCACTAAGACTAACCCAGTGTGTAGTGGACTTTTTTTTAACTTTCCTAGGGCACTGGAACATGCAACAGACATCTCCTTTCCCCAACACGACGACTTGTTCCCATCCCATGTAAACGCCTCCAATTGGGTAGACCCGGCCTTTCCAcaaggaaaaaaggacagaggtttCAAGATTCCATCTATCATGATGGACCTGGACCACTAGCTAACTCATGTTAGGTTCGCCTTGTGTGTGCATGTGCCTCTGGGATCAAACTTCAGACTTGGGTTTAACCGACACTGCCACATGTTAAGTGTCTGACGTTACAGGGTAACTCACATGCTTAATTCACTCCCCAGGgacaaagtacattaccctcattaAGGACATGTAGGATAATTTTATGACAAGTGTTCGcctgttcgaacaagtgatggtGGCACTATTGACTTCCCGATTAAAATAGGCCTGCACCaagggtcagctttgagcccttatctttttgctttggtgatggatgaggtcacaagggatatacaaggagataccccgtggtgtatgctctttgcagATAATATGGCTCTAGTTGATGATAGTCGGATGGGAAATTAATAGAAAGTTAGAgctatggagacaaaccttggaatccaaaggttttaggcttagtagaactaaaaccgagtacatgacATGCGGTTTCAGTACTAGTAGGCACGAGGAGGATGAGGTTAGTCTTGATGGGCAGGTGATACCTCAGAAGGACAACTTTcgatatttggggtcaatgttGCAGAAGGATGGTGATATCGATGAAGATATGAgccatcgaatcaaagccggatggatgaaatggcgccaagcttctggcgttctatgtgacaagagagtgccagaAAAGTTAAAAGGCAGGTTCTATCGGACGGCgattcgacccgcaatgttgtatggcgctgagtgttggccgactaaaaggcggcatgttcaacagttaggtgtagCAGACATGCGCATATTGAGATGGATGTGTGACCACACAAGGAAGGATCGGGTCCAAGATGATGATATACAGGATAGAGTTGGGGTAGTACCGATTGAAGAAGCTTGTCCAACGTCGTCTGAGATTGTTTGGGCATATTCAAcgccggcctccagaagctccagtgcatagcttACGGATAAAGCGTGTTGATAATGTCAAGAGAGGTTAGGGTAGACCAAACATGACATGGCAGGAGTCTATAAAGAAATATCTGAAGGAGTGGAATATCACCAAAAGATCTAgccatggacaggggtgcgtggaagctagCTATCCATCTGCCagaaccatgagttggttgcgcAATCTTATCGCTTTcagctctagcctaccccaacttgtttgggactaaaggttttgttgttgttgttgattgCTAGTGCAATATGCATTTAAAGATTGTATTGGTGGATACGCTGTAAGCTTATAGCAATATCGTATTTTTATGTCATTGCCTGTTATTGGCCGTACAGTTCAAGCAAGAGGTGATTATTTAATCATTATTATTTCATTTCAGGAATCCAATGCTATCAAAGTAAGAAAAATACTTACGGGGAACAGGTGTTAAGTTGTGCATGGCGTGGTAAAAGATATGGAACAGGAGTTCCACCCAGCACATGCATGATACCAAAGAAAATGAACATGACTGTCGTGCACATGCTATCAACAGAGACCCCACATATCCGTTTTGCATAATAAGACGTATGCCATGACATAGTTATTTTACAGAGAAAAAGATCAAAGTGGCCTTCTTTCGATCAAAGCACTAATCATTGCAATCTGAGAAGGAGACACATACAGAGGTGGAGATGTATTTAATGAAGAAATGTTAATGACGGAGAGGAACAACCCCAGCTATCTAGGTAGCCTGTAAAGATCCAGCCAATAGCTGTGATGAAACAAAATATATATTGATGTTACATGCTGCATATGCTCAATAAGTACTAGACTAGGAAATCCGAAACTACTGTGGGAAACGACAAGAAAAACTAAGTCATGAAATTCACCTTTTGTACCAAAATAGCTTGGAAAGATGATCAAGACACTCTTTTCAGTCTTGGGGAGATGCCACACTGATAATGATCGAAATCAAACCTCTTCTAAGTTTCTCTTGCGGCTAAGAAGTAGTTTTTGTGTGTTCCTTGTTTTGATCCCCAGCCTAAACATCAAGTTCGCCGGTAACTTCCGTTTTTCTGAGTGTAAATTGCAATTTTCACTAACGCCTGAAGTTTTCCTTTTCATGTATTCAGCGGATTGCGTCTGAACTGTGACAGTACACAAGCAGCAGTATTAAGATTTGAAACTCCAAAGTTTAAAAGATCAAACAGAAGATTCATTACCCTGACTACTGCAAGGTTTAAGGCTATGCTATCCAACAGCTTCATGAAGACTACATGATCATGAATAGAATGTGTATTCACTCTTGGCATTTAAGTTATTTCTCCAGTTAAAGCAGGAACAGTTTCTCAACACGTAATTTACACTATTCATGGCATTACAGAACTGACCAGAACGCTGTGCAGATAATGACTTGGCCAAGGTTTGGAGTCCTCTTATATCATTGACCTTGTTCTTCTTCAGAGTCGAATTAGTAGAGTCCAAGTGGCTGGGATGAATGTGCACAAGAGCATTTGCAAAAGCCTAGAAGTACATAAAAAAAAGTAACAAATGTAACAGATGGGATTAACAATACAATCAGGGGTCATTCAGAATACAAAGTTGCAGTTCAAGCAGCACAATACACTTCTCCAGAAGCTTTAACCACAAAGAGCTGATCAGACTGACATGCTAAATATCATCAATTGATGAGACTGATGAGACTGTATCTGATGTTAGCTGATAGAGGAAACAGACTAAACAATTCGGCCAATGTCGTTCTCCGGAATGATCTATGTTTATATGTGCTCAGTTGTACAAAGTACAAACAACACCACTATAAATAGCACAATCATCAAACACCTGTCATCACTTCATTCAAAGTAAGTGATAATAGGGATGCATTTTCATTTGAATAAGTTGGTCAGTTTTCACTTTATGGTTAAGACTATGTTATAAGACTAACATGCTGAGGTATTAAAATGTTCAATATGTGAGTAAGGCAGCACAAAAAATTATTATCCCCTGGGAGAGTTATTTCTACCAGGATTAACCATCAGTTTTTGTCATGCCGAAATTATACCACATCACCAGTTTTATTATCAGAGAAAAATTATACTTGAAAGACAGCATCACTCTATCCAATAATCAGAATCTGTTCCAGTCTACATTTCATTTTTAAGCTAGATAGCAATGTAAAACAGACAAGAGCGCAATGCAGAGAAATACTTGCTAGCTCTTGAGAAATCAGGTTATAGAACCAAGAATATGTTTTATGATCCGTTACAAGTTGACCACTTCTTTGAATTATGACAATATTACTGAATCCTGTTCTTCGCCAACACCCTGGACCATTAGTAGTACAAACAAATGATGCTTGAGGTTAATTATGTATTCCTTTTGGACAAAGCTACAACGAAAGCCAAAATAAGCTGTTAAGCATGAGTAAGACTCTGTAGGCAGGGCCTTAAGCAAAATTTGGACCTAAGGACATTCAAACTACTGACACTAACTGCAGTAGTGATAAGTCAATGTAATAGGGTAGGGATTATATCCGTACAAGGAAGAATCACCGATAGACTGAATATAGCATGCAAGCAACACCAACATCTTAGGCTATTTTCAGGCAACTAATACAAGACAAGTGAAGAGATGCTACAGCGCAATCAGACTGTGGACTACCTTGGAAGCAATGGTGTAGAACCCATTATCAAGAGAGTCCTGTGCAAAGGTTAACCATTCTTCATGGAACACATGCAGATCAAGGTCGTCGGAGTATTTGGCCTCTCGCAGAACCAGCGCCTCATATCTCATAGCAAGGCAGCTCTGGCAGTATACGTTAGAACAATTAGTGAAGTGACAGTGAACAAAATGAAACACAGTCTGTTACCATCCAAAGAGCTACGATGGCACTATCAATTCCCAAGAAAAATAAAGAATAAACCGGTCATCATTGATAAATGATCTGTGCGGGGGTGTATACTGAACTGAAGCACTGAAACAGCATCATAAATCGGACCCTGAAACTGCACCCCAGATCACACATGCCGCAGCACACGCTTATACTGAAACTGCATCACAAATCAAACCCTGAAAAACTGCATCCCAAATCACTGCATGCCGCGGCACCCTCCATACTGAACCGAAGCATTGAAACTGCACCCCTAAATCAAACCCTAGAGCGAAAACAACAGGGTACCGGACCACGCAGTGTGCGCAATTTGTCCTCACCTCGACATCTCCCGAGAGGGCGAAGGCGCGCGCGAAGAAGTCGGCGACGGAGAGCCTCGCCCCGTCCCCCTCGACCGCAGCCGCGGCGCACGCCCCGGCCACGCTCTCACGCAGAAGTTTCCGGGCTGCCGAGCGCGTGCTGAGAAGCGCGGCAACGTCGCCGCCGGCGGAGAGCGCCGCCTCCAGTACCCGGAGCTCCTCGTCTGCGAACCTGCGCGATCGACGCGGGGAGAGGTTGAAATGGGAGGTTGTAGAAGCTGGCCCGGGGAGGCGATGGAGCGTGCGTACCTGTGGTGAGAGAGGCGGGAGGCGAACAGGGAGAGGGCGTTGGTGATGGTGCCGCCGCCGTGCCGCTGGTGGGCTGTGGTGCCCTCCTGCTCCATCGCCGCTTTTTCGTTGTGGTGGTTTGATTTGATTTGAAACTCTCAGGTCGAAGTTGGCAGGTACAGTATTTATTAGGCCCGTTTAAGTTGCTTTTTTGAGACGGTATGATCCGGCCCATAGGCACTTCCATGGCAAATTGTTTAGttccattttttcttttttgcaaTCGCTTTAGTTTCAACCCTTCCCTCAAAAAAGAAAACTTTACTTTCAACCCATTATAAGGGCCTACTTGATTCGCACGGTTTttaaaaacacaaaaataaaaaTAGGAAGAATGTAGCATTTCAATGTCATGACATATTGAATCTTATAGGAACCAAAAACACTGAAACATGCAATGTAAGTTGCTTGATTGCCCAACAAGAAAAATGCAGGAATTTTTTTCAATAGCATTAGGTGTTTGACATAGTTGTTATGAAAACAAAGAATTTACCGCAGCAAGTGCGGTCGGCAATCTTCAAATCATTCAAGAAACAAAAGAAATTTGCCATGAGGTTGGACTCAATGAAAATTTCCCATGATGCATTTGCACAATAGATGGTACTCATGTGACTGGTAGAGTGCCAGAGATCACATGCTGCACCATACTGGGGTAGAAAGCACTGCACAAGCCAGAATGTGCTTGTTGCTATTGACTTCGATCTGAAGTTCACATATGTGTTAGTTAGCTGGGAAGGATCGGGCCATGATGATAACATTCTTGCCGACAGCATGGCTTGACTTGATGGCATCAATATCCTTGATGAAAAATTCTACCTAGGAGATGCTTGCTATGCATGTCGGCCTGGTGTTCTTCCACCCTTCAGGACAATCAGGTACCATCTGAATGAGTTCTCTCCAGTTACTATCCTAGGACTGCACGGGGATAGTTCAATCTTAGACACTCTAGCCTTAGAGTTACAGTTGAGAATGCATTTGGAGGTCTAAAGAATAGATTTAAGATACTTGACCAGAAGTCATTCCGCCCTTTCCCCACCCAGGTTAGGCTTGTTCTTGCATGTTGCATCCTTCATAAGTGGGTCCTATAATGGGTTTGTGATGAACTTGTGCCGGGGGAGGAAGATGTAATGGTTGACGATGTTGATACTCCGGCAATGGTGTGGACGCATTTGACAATTAAGCTTGGAAGAGTAAAAGGGTTGGAGTGGACCGAGGCAATATGGGCAAACAAAGGTAACACAAGGATCTGATAAAGAAGAAGCAACAAAAGAAGATTCAGGAGTAGCAGAGGATGCATCGGCATCAGAGGAAGACGCAACAGCAGTAGAAGAAACAACAACATGAAGAAGACGAGAATGGACTTCCCCCTAGTTGGGCATCGATGAAGTTTCCCCTATTGAGCCATATGGCTGTTAGTTTGTAATTCAATTTGTTCATAGTAGGATGAACTGCCATTTGTTTAATAGCTGACTGAAACAATGTTTTATTTCAAACTTCATATGTGGTAAGGTCATCACTAGTGAGAAGAGGTGAGCACAACATAGTCCATGCACAACCAAACATCGCGTAGTACATCAGCCCAGCCCAGCGCAAGCCATCAAACGACACAGGGAAATTGCTTCCCTAATGCAGCCAACCTACATGCAGGGCCAACCTACTCAGCCAGGCCAAACTGAGTCACAAATGCAAAAAAACCAAAAATGATGCAACATATCAAACACGTCCTTGAATATGGACTTTGATCACGACTTCGTGACTTGTGAAGGAGCCAGGGAAGAGGCTGGGGTGGCATGGGTCCAGGCGTGTTGTTGTGTTTTCCCTTTGGATCCTCCTCGGATGCACGTGGGTGTTCGTGGGCTAGGTTTTATCGTATAGTGCATGAGTGGGGTGGTCTATTTATCGTTTTCTCGGATTAAATTGCCTTTTTATTTAATGGGGGTCTTAAGGTGGCTATTTTTTGTGTATGGACTTTTTTTATATGGGGACAAAAGGAGATGCAGGACGGATAGGCCGAACTATGGCTTTAGAACATCTACAGTCGGATTTGGCAAGCCAGCCCCCCTAAACGTCTGCGGACGTGCCGGGCGCTACCCAAACAGTGGTGGACGACCCCTCATATGTCCTACTGGACAGCCACACTACTCACGTCTAAACCCTCAAATCCATGCACGTGGATCATATAGCACAATTTCATCACAATTTAACAATGCAATAAAGCAAAACAATTCACAATTCAACAATCTGTACATGTCAAAATGAAATTCAACATCCTGGCCATGGCTGCACAACGTCATGAATCACTCCCCAGATGCCATATGTGTCGCGTGCTCTACCACGGCCGCCACCTGTGCCGCGTCCACCACCTCATACCCTCTAGCATGttgatcttcttcttcctcctctcaaGCCAGTTCTTGCCTTCCTCATCCAAGAGGCTTGTGTCCGCCAACATTATCCTCGAATCCTACCTGTCTCGAGCAAGTTGCAACTTATCCTTCTCAATCTCTATTGATCCAATACTGTAGGCCTTCTCGAG
This genomic window contains:
- the LOC109769622 gene encoding LOB domain-containing protein 12 produces the protein MAGAQTGSSATPCASCKLLRRRCTRDCVFAPYFPPEDPHRFATVHRVFGASNVSKMLQELPAAQRADAVSSLVYEATARMRDPVYGCAGAISYLQQQVSQLQVQLAVAQAEILQRINHPSPATAFHLQELQQRQAQQQQQMQMDDDDKAYSSLVMQNDLMSTLLLQEACLKKESLWT
- the LOC109769620 gene encoding protein DOUBLE-STRAND BREAK FORMATION, with translation MEQEGTTAHQRHGGGTITNALSLFASRLSHHRFADEELRVLEAALSAGGDVAALLSTRSAARKLLRESVAGACAAAAVEGDGARLSVADFFARAFALSGDVESCLAMRYEALVLREAKYSDDLDLHVFHEEWLTFAQDSLDNGFYTIASKAFANALVHIHPSHLDSTNSTLKKNKVNDIRGLQTLAKSLSAQRSVQTQSAEYMKRKTSGVSENCNLHSEKRKLPANLMFRLGIKTRNTQKLLLSRKRNLEEV